The Metabacillus litoralis genome contains a region encoding:
- a CDS encoding DEAD/DEAH box helicase, giving the protein MRFIYKHEYLTPVFIHIEGLPLSRYEQLPHIPKNPHFSFSKKLQQYLQGKELLLTEIPFSVEEIQNHYEKGYIQLNYGVRRKQQRLSCTRCGNSNSSFFSSFDCAKCGELECHYCRKCIMMGRVSECTPLFSWSGPPFLEETESQLQWEGQLSRGQAVASQRVEDAVINNSELLVWAVCGAGKTEVLFKGIERGLTEGKKICIATPRTDVVLELAPRLRHVFPSTSIAALYGGSEEKHKSAALTISTTHQLLRFKQTFDCIIVDEVDAFPYSADTSLQFAVEKSRKEKSSLIYLTATPSEKWKNDVKQKKRDAVTIPARYHGHPLPVPEFAWCGNWRKQLSKGKLPKNVVEWLKERLTSGKQAFLFVPSVKLIDEVVDLCRQLDQRIEGVHAEDPERREKVLRFRSGDMPIIVTSTILERGVTIPNSDVAVLGSEDGIFTESALVQISGRVGRSSSYPTGNITFFHYGKTNAMIDAKRHIQQMNQQAIKSDYITKK; this is encoded by the coding sequence ATGAGATTTATATATAAGCACGAGTATCTCACTCCAGTTTTTATCCATATTGAAGGTTTACCTCTATCAAGGTATGAGCAACTACCTCATATACCAAAAAATCCGCATTTTTCTTTTTCAAAGAAACTACAACAGTATCTACAGGGTAAGGAATTACTACTCACAGAAATTCCTTTCTCTGTTGAAGAAATTCAAAATCATTATGAAAAAGGCTATATTCAACTAAATTATGGGGTTAGAAGAAAGCAGCAACGACTTTCTTGTACTCGATGTGGAAATTCAAACTCTTCCTTTTTTTCGTCCTTCGATTGTGCGAAATGTGGGGAACTGGAGTGTCACTACTGTCGTAAATGTATTATGATGGGGAGAGTTAGTGAATGTACTCCTCTATTTAGTTGGAGTGGACCACCTTTTCTAGAAGAAACAGAATCCCAGTTACAATGGGAGGGGCAGCTTTCGAGAGGGCAAGCGGTGGCCTCACAACGCGTGGAAGATGCCGTTATCAACAACAGTGAACTCCTAGTTTGGGCTGTTTGCGGAGCAGGGAAAACAGAAGTGCTATTTAAAGGTATTGAACGTGGCCTTACTGAAGGCAAGAAAATCTGTATCGCAACTCCTCGTACTGATGTTGTACTTGAATTAGCTCCTCGCCTGCGACATGTATTTCCTTCAACCTCAATAGCTGCTCTTTATGGCGGCAGCGAGGAAAAACACAAATCAGCAGCTCTCACCATCTCTACTACTCACCAACTCCTTCGCTTTAAACAAACGTTTGATTGCATCATTGTTGATGAAGTTGATGCCTTTCCCTACTCAGCCGATACCTCCCTTCAATTTGCCGTAGAAAAATCCCGGAAAGAAAAAAGCTCTCTTATTTATTTAACTGCAACACCGTCTGAGAAATGGAAGAATGATGTGAAACAGAAGAAGCGAGATGCTGTGACCATTCCTGCTCGATATCATGGTCATCCGTTGCCGGTTCCGGAATTTGCTTGGTGTGGGAATTGGAGGAAGCAGCTTAGTAAAGGGAAGCTCCCGAAGAATGTTGTGGAGTGGCTGAAGGAGAGGTTAACAAGCGGAAAGCAGGCATTTTTATTTGTGCCTTCTGTAAAACTTATTGATGAGGTCGTTGATTTATGTAGACAATTAGATCAACGGATCGAAGGGGTTCATGCTGAAGACCCGGAACGTCGAGAAAAAGTCCTGCGGTTTCGAAGTGGTGACATGCCAATTATTGTGACGTCTACCATCTTGGAAAGGGGTGTTACGATTCCAAATAGTGATGTAGCTGTGCTTGGAAGTGAGGATGGTATTTTCACAGAAAGTGCTCTCGTGCAAATTTCTGGCCGAGTTGGTAGAAGTTCATCCTATCCCACAGGCAACATCACCTTTTTTCATTACGGAAAAACAAATGCAATGATTGATGCCAAAAGACATATACAGCAAATGAATCAACAAGCAATCAAAAGTGACTATATTACCAAAAAATAG
- a CDS encoding Myb-like DNA-binding domain-containing protein: MDTPSNHTMHQEQDESKRTYRHWTTLEDRKLLELRKSGMKFRHIAEQLSRTPISVEKRYRKICKGYI; the protein is encoded by the coding sequence TTGGATACTCCATCCAACCATACAATGCACCAGGAACAAGATGAAAGTAAACGTACATACCGTCATTGGACTACTCTTGAGGATCGAAAGCTTTTAGAATTACGAAAAAGTGGAATGAAATTTAGACATATTGCTGAACAGCTGTCACGCACGCCAATTAGCGTTGAAAAACGTTATCGTAAGATTTGTAAGGGTTATATATGA